A window of Ipomoea triloba cultivar NCNSP0323 chromosome 2, ASM357664v1 contains these coding sequences:
- the LOC116009807 gene encoding glucan endo-1,3-beta-glucosidase 12-like isoform X2 translates to MRKLRRMCRRNLWGLLVFIQLGCTLVVCSGSNVKGEISSTQRDITTPITTVPTANPTTPTTTTPVLNPTVSNPDSTTTNPVNPVMTPFPTSTTSPPSSSSASWCVASQSASQIALQVALDYACGYGGADCSAIQPGGGCYNPNSIRDHASYAFNSYYQKNPIPNSCNFGGTAVTTNTDPSSGTCQYPSTSTSASILNTTNSSGSRVFGAGPITPSTSKAVGTSSFPSFYYQLTLVVMCLVAVGNHRR, encoded by the exons atgaggaaGTTGAGAAGAATGTGTAGAAGGAACCTCTGGGGTCTTCTTGTATTCATCCAACTGGGCTGCACTCTTGTTGTCTGTTCAG GTTCAAATGTAAAGGGAGAAATTTCCAGCACCCAAAGAGACATCACTACACCTATAACAACTGTTCCAACTGCAAATCCCACCACTCCAACTACCACAACTCCAGTTCTGAATCCTACAGTTTCCAATCCCGATTCAACCACCACGAACCCAGTCAATCCGGTGATGACACCGTTCCCTACAAGCACAACATCCCCACCGTCATCTTCCAGCGCGAGCTGGTGTGTTGCTAGCCAATCTGCTTCGCAAATTGCGTTGCAGGTAGCCTTGGACTATGCGTGTGGCTATGGCGGTGCTGATTGTTCGGCCATTCAGCCCGGAGGGGGCTGTTACAATCCCAACAGTATCCGTGACCACGCTTCCTATGCGTTCAATAGTTATTACCAGAAAAATCCCATTCCTAATAGCTGCAATTTTGGTGGCACTGCTGTCACAACCAACACTGACCCCA GCTCTGGAACCTGTCAGTATCCATCAACTAG CACAAGCGCATCAATCTTGAACACGACTAATTCGAGTGGATCTAGAGTTTTCGGTGCTGGACCTATCACACCCTCAACCTCAAAAGCTGTTGGGACAAGTAGTTTCCCGAGTTTTTACTACCAGTTAACACTTGTCGTGATGTGCCTAGTGGCGGTGGGTAATCATCGTCGATAA
- the LOC116009807 gene encoding glucan endo-1,3-beta-glucosidase 12-like isoform X1, which produces MRKLRRMCRRNLWGLLVFIQLGCTLVVCSVSGSNVKGEISSTQRDITTPITTVPTANPTTPTTTTPVLNPTVSNPDSTTTNPVNPVMTPFPTSTTSPPSSSSASWCVASQSASQIALQVALDYACGYGGADCSAIQPGGGCYNPNSIRDHASYAFNSYYQKNPIPNSCNFGGTAVTTNTDPSSGTCQYPSTSTSASILNTTNSSGSRVFGAGPITPSTSKAVGTSSFPSFYYQLTLVVMCLVAVGNHRR; this is translated from the exons atgaggaaGTTGAGAAGAATGTGTAGAAGGAACCTCTGGGGTCTTCTTGTATTCATCCAACTGGGCTGCACTCTTGTTGTCTGTTCAG TTTCAGGTTCAAATGTAAAGGGAGAAATTTCCAGCACCCAAAGAGACATCACTACACCTATAACAACTGTTCCAACTGCAAATCCCACCACTCCAACTACCACAACTCCAGTTCTGAATCCTACAGTTTCCAATCCCGATTCAACCACCACGAACCCAGTCAATCCGGTGATGACACCGTTCCCTACAAGCACAACATCCCCACCGTCATCTTCCAGCGCGAGCTGGTGTGTTGCTAGCCAATCTGCTTCGCAAATTGCGTTGCAGGTAGCCTTGGACTATGCGTGTGGCTATGGCGGTGCTGATTGTTCGGCCATTCAGCCCGGAGGGGGCTGTTACAATCCCAACAGTATCCGTGACCACGCTTCCTATGCGTTCAATAGTTATTACCAGAAAAATCCCATTCCTAATAGCTGCAATTTTGGTGGCACTGCTGTCACAACCAACACTGACCCCA GCTCTGGAACCTGTCAGTATCCATCAACTAG CACAAGCGCATCAATCTTGAACACGACTAATTCGAGTGGATCTAGAGTTTTCGGTGCTGGACCTATCACACCCTCAACCTCAAAAGCTGTTGGGACAAGTAGTTTCCCGAGTTTTTACTACCAGTTAACACTTGTCGTGATGTGCCTAGTGGCGGTGGGTAATCATCGTCGATAA
- the LOC116011088 gene encoding glycerol-3-phosphate acyltransferase 1-like, with amino-acid sequence MTEEAVKDMVFPMVVLRLAERLLYKLLANSCYRTAMKLKSYSTIFFFRNNPSSNSKPSNHLSSLYPNVTKCSLHHRKSQTFVCDMQGTLLRSHSFFPYFMLLAFEGGSIFRAFLLLISCPFLWFLDFELKSRVIIFITFCGLRLKDVDSVGRAVLPKFFLENLNLHVYEALASAGTRIVFTSVPRVMVEGFLKEYLSVDSVKGTELHTLGDFFTGFVSHSGLLVKHRALKEVFGDQMPDIGVGTPTLHDHLFISLCKESYVVNREDNNKMGSVMPREKYPKPLVFHDGRLAFLPTPLAALAMFIWLPVGILLAIFRIFIGKCLPYKVAVFLGSLSGVNLRLKGSDPPRSEKGKGVLYVCTHRTLLDPVFLSAALDKPLIAVTYSLSKMSELIAPIRTVRLKRDRKRDGETMQKLLREGDLVVCPEGTTCREPYLLRFSSLFAELADEIVPVAVDTSTAMFYGTTASGLKWLDPIFFLMNPRPCYRIHILGKVPREMTCGGGGKSSVEVANYIQKQLGEALGFECTNLTRRDKYLMLAGNDGIVN; translated from the exons ATGACAGAAGAAGCGGTAAAGGACATGGTGTTTCCAATGGTGGTACTGAGGCTAGCAGAGCGGCTGTTGTACAAACTCCTGGCCAACTCTTGTTACAGGACTGCTATGAAGCTCAAGAGCTACTCTACAATATTCTTCTTCAGAAACAACCCATCTTCCAATTCCAAACCCTCCAATCACCTCTCTTCTTTATACCCTAATGTCACAAAATGCAGTTTGCACCACAGGAAATCCCAAACTTTTGTGTGTGATATGCAGGGCACTCTGCTCAGATCCCACTCATTCTTCCCATATTTCATGCTGCTTGCCTTTGAAGGTGGCAGCATTTTCAGAGCCTTCTTGTTGCTCATCTCCTGCCCTTTCCTCTGGTTCTTGGATTTTGAGCTCAAGTCAAGGGTCATCATCTTTATCACGTTTTGTGGGCTTAGGTTGAAGGATGTGGACAGCGTTGGGAGAGCTGTTCTCCCCAAGTTTTTCCTTGAAAACCTTAACCTCCATGTTTATGAGGCTCTTGCTTCTGCTGGTACTAGGATTGTGTTCACCAGTGTTCCTAGAGTCATGGTTGAAGGGTTTTTGAAGGAGTATCTGAGTGTTGATTCTGTGAAGGGCACTGAATTGCACACCTTGGGGGATTTCTTCACTGGATTTGTTTCTCATTCTGGGTTGCTTGTAAAACATAGGGCTCTCAAGGAAGTGTTTGGTGATCAAATGCCTGATATTGGTGTGGGCACTCCCACCCTTCATGACCACCTTTTCATCTCACTCTGCAAG GAATCATATGTGGTGAATAGAGAAGATAATAACAAGATGGGTTCAGTAATGCCAAGGGAGAAGTACCCAAAACCACTAGTTTTTCATGACGGGAGGCTAGCATTCTTGCCGACTCCTCTGGCGGCTCTGGCAATGTTCATCTGGCTACCAGTGGGGATACTCCTGGCAATCTTCAGAATATTCATCGGCAAATGCTTGCCGTACAAGGTGGCAGTCTTCCTGGGCAGCTTAAGCGGCGTGAACCTCCGGCTAAAGGGCAGTGACCCTCCGAGATCGGAGAAGGGGAAAGGCGTCCTCTACGTGTGCACCCACAGGACCCTCTTAGACCCCGTCTTCCTCAGCGCGGCTCTAGACAAGCCGTTGATCGCCGTCACTTATAGCCTGAGCAAAATGTCGGAGCTGATAGCGCCGATCAGAACGGTGAGGCTGAAACGGGACAGGAAACGGGACGGGGAAACCATGCAAAAACTGCTGCGTGAAGGCGACCTAGTGGTGTGCCCGGAGGGGACGACGTGCCGAGAGCCGTACTTGCTGAGATTCAGTTCCCTGTTTGCTGAGCTGGCCGACGAGATCGTGCCCGTGGCGGTGGACACGTCCACCGCCATGTTTTATGGGACCACCGCTAGCGGACTTAAGTGGCTCGACCCGATCTTCTTCCTCATGAACCCGCGGCCGTGCTACCGGATCCATATCCTTGGGAAGGTGCCCCGAGAGATGAcgtgcggcggcggcggcaagTCCAGCGTTGAGGTGGCGAATTATATACAGAAACAGCTGGGTGAGGCGCTGGGGTTTGAGTGCACTAATCTTACCAGAAGGGATAAGTATTTGATGCTGGCTGGGAATGATGGGATTGTTAATTGA
- the LOC116006093 gene encoding WRKY transcription factor 71-like, with product MSDNPFYFHNHMGSGRINTFPFFGDDNSDHNPSSIYSSSDHHPPPSAPTQNLLHQEFLPSPFMSFTESLQGSMDYHTLSNAFGMSCSSSEVVCTPTDHHHQQQQQNQESSRKSSVSAGEAAGENIPFVAANSSVSSSSSEAAVGDGEEDSSKSNKDLLLPKGCEDGDDKSTKINKGAAKKKGEKKQREPRFAFMTKSEIDNLEDGYRWRKYGQKAVKNSPFPRSYYRCTSQKCTVKKRVERSYEDPTIVVTTYEGQHNHHCPATLRGNAVALLSPASFLSPSPAALMPNFHQDLLLNPMLSGAPNFQPSSMYGGYHLHHNHHLGLNPHHYDHQITQSPVDQYTLFQDMVVSSLGHKQEHP from the exons ATGTCTGATAACCCATTCTATTTCCATAATCACATGGGAAGTGGAAGGATCAACACATTCCCTTTCTTCGGCGATGATAACTCCGACCACAACCCTTCTTCTATCTACTCTTCCTCCGATCATCACCCGCCGCCGTCTGCTCCGACACAGAATCTCCTCCACCAAGAATTCCTCCCTTCTCCGTTCATGAGTTTCACCGAGAGCTTACAAGGCTCCATGGATTACCACACTCTCTCCAACGCTTTTGGGATGTCTTGCTCTTCGTCCGAGGTTGTCTGCACTCCCacagatcatcatcatcagcagcAGCAACAGAACCAGGAATCTTCTAGAAAGAGTAGTGTTTCTGCGGGAGAGGCGGCGGGGGAGAATATTCCGTTTGTGGCGGCGAATTCATCGGTGTCTTCCTCGTCCAGTGAGGCTGCAGTGGGAGACGGAGAAGAAGATTCCTCAAAGAGCAACAAAGATCTGTTACTGCCCAAAGGGTGTGAGGACGGAGATGACAAGTCCACAAAAAT aAACAAAGGTGCAGCGAAGAAGAAAGGGGAGAAGAAGCAAAGGGAACCAAGATTCGCCTTCATGACAAAAAGTGAGATTGATAATCTTGAAGATGGATATCGCTGGAGAAAATACGGACAGAAAGCTGTCAAGAACAGTCCGTTTCCCAG GAGTTATTACAGGTGCACGAGCCAAAAGTGCACCGTGAAGAAGCGTGTGGAGAGATCATACGAAGACCCAACAATCGTGGTGACCACCTACGAAGGGCAGCACAACCACCACTGTCCGGCGACTCTACGCGGCAATGCGGTGGCGCTGCTGTCCCCAGCGTCATTCTTGTCACCATCTCCGGCCGCACTCATGCCCAATTTCCATCAAGACCTCTTGCTCAATCCAATGCTCTCCGGCGCCCCAAATTTCCAGCCTTCATCCATGTACGGCGGCTATCATCTTCACCACAATCACCATCTTGGCCTCAACCCTCACCACTATGATCATCAGATCACCCAATCGCCAGTCGATCAGTACACTTTATTCCAGGACATGGTTGTCTCATCATTGGGCCATAAACAGGAGCATCCATGA
- the LOC116006146 gene encoding uncharacterized protein LOC116006146, giving the protein MPSAAEVNPGMNTEAINQPNRKQHLSRDVMLGSELWTDGLICAFEFVRGPSKKKGAVRSFMKNESRCQNGCRVVPTNSVSKCVTTYISLKDIDNKDCVERCSVNDSEATNIDSVDCQNYCDEHHAGCFHPLERSSGNYWIQIGWTRISELLQTVQIDADWASQPFDFTDEEDDVTVADVAAPYWERPVGPTWWCHVAADHPFINAWLSNAQWLHPAISIALRDESKLISERMKHLLYEVPVRVAGGLLFELLGQSVGDPYVQEEDIPVVVRSWQSQNFLLTALHIKGTASNINVLGITEVQELLAAGCFNAPKTIHEVIALIACRLARWDDRLFRKYIFGEADEVELKFMNRRTHEDMHLFSIILNQEIRRLSTQVIRVKWSLHAREEIVFELLQHLKGNAARSMLEGLRKSTREMIQEQEAVRGRLFTIQDVMQSTVRAWLQDQSLRVQHNLGVFGGCGLILSIITGLFGINVDGIPGSEGCPYAFAFFSLALVLLGVVLIVIGLIYLGLKSPAIEKQVEVRKLELQELVKMFQQEAESHAQVRRTSVLPPIQPGPKGIISDGENYILIG; this is encoded by the exons ATGCCTAGTGCAGCTGAAGTGAACCCGGGCATGAACACTGAGGCGATTAACCAACCGAATCGCAAACAACATTTGTCCAGAGATGTCATGCTGGGTAGTGAATTATGGACTGATGGCCTAATTTGTGCCTTTGAATTTGTCCGAGGCCCCTCGAAGAAAAAAGGCGCTGTAAGATCGTTTATGAAAAATGAATCCAGGTGCCAGAATGGTTGCAGAGTGGTGCCTACAAACTCGGTGTCTAAATGTGTGACCACTTATATATCACTTAAAGATATTGATAATAAAGATTGCGTGGAACGTTGTTCTGTAAACGATTCTGAAGCTACCAACATTGATTCTGTGGATTGCCAAAATTATTGTGATGAGCATCATGCGGGCTGTTTTCATCCCCTAGAAAGATCTTCTGGTAATTACTGGATACAAATCGGGTGGACCAGAATATCTGAGCTCCTACAAACAGTGCAAATTGATGCTGATTGGGCATCACAGCCCTTTGATTTCACAGACGAGGAAGATGATGTCACTGTTGCAGATGTTGCAGCACCCTATTGGGAACGCCCTGTGGGACCTACTTGGTGGTGTCATGTAGCAGCTGATCACCCGTTTATCAATGCATGGCTAAGCAATGCTCAGTGGTTGCATCCGGCAATTAGCATTGCGTTGAGAGATGAAAGTAAGCTGATTAGTGAAAGGATGAAACATCTCCTATATGAG GTTCCAGTTAGAGTTGCGGGTGGATTATTGTTTGAGCTCTTAGGGCAGTCAGTAGGTGACCCTTATGTTCAGGAAGAGGACATCCCAGTTGTCGTGCGATCATGGCAATCACAAAACTTTCTGTTAACTGCCTTGCACATTAAAGGGACTGCATCAAATATAAACGTGTTAGGTATTACAGAAGTCCAG GAACTGCTTGCTGCTGGTTGTTTTAATGCACCGAAAACAATCCATGAAGTCATAGCCCTCATAGCTTGTCGCCTTGCCCGCTGGGATGACAG GTTATTTCGTAAATACATTTTTGGGGAAGCTGATGAAGTTGAATTGAAGTTTATGAACAG GAGAACTCATGAGGATATGCACTTGTTTAGCATAATTTTGAATCAAGAAATCAGAAGGTTATCAACACAG GTTATAAGGGTGAAATGGTCTTTACATGCGAGAGAGGAGATTGTATTCGAGCTTCTCCAACACTTGAAAGGGAATGCAGCGAGGAGTATGCTTGAAGGGTTACGAAAGAGCACAAGGGAAATGATTCAGGAGCAAGAAGCAGTTCGTGGTCGCTTGTTTACAATTCAAGATGTTATGCAGAGCACTGTCCGCGCATGGCTGCAG GATCAGAGTTTACGGGTGCAACACAACCTAGGAGTCTTCGGAGGGTGTGGCCTCATTCTTTCTATTATCACCGGGCTCTTTGGGATAAATGTGGATGGCATTCCTGGATCTGAAGGGTGCCCGTACGCATTCGCCTTCTTTTCTCTCGCTCTTGTCTTGCTCGGGGTTGTATTGATCGTTATTGGACTGATTTATCTGGGGCTGAAAAGTCCGGCCATTGAAAAACAGGTTGAGGTCAGAAAACTCGAGCTCCAGGAACTTGTGAAGATGTTCCAGCAGGAAGCAGAATCCCATGCTCAAGTCAGAAGAACTTCTGTGCTACCCCCGATCCAACCTGGTCCTAAAGGTATAATATCTGATGGCGAGAACTATATCCTAATTGGATGA